The Fortiea contorta PCC 7126 genome has a segment encoding these proteins:
- a CDS encoding Uma2 family endonuclease translates to MTYISQKTLTKEDFISQYREHPRYELADGELIDMEPTGPHETVSGKLATQIEIHLVAEQLSWFIPRTCLIYPFADAATVRRPDVIVLDETVLDREPLWEREPVITLGRSIKLVVEVVSTNWETDYARKVEEYALLGIPEYWIVDYRGLGGVAFIGKPKQPTFTVCQLVEDTYTQQQYRLNQLIKSPLLPRLQLYLDDILPRSTKG, encoded by the coding sequence ATGACATATATCTCCCAAAAAACCCTCACTAAAGAAGATTTTATCTCGCAATATCGAGAGCATCCCCGCTATGAATTAGCAGATGGAGAACTAATTGACATGGAACCCACTGGCCCTCACGAAACGGTGAGTGGTAAACTTGCAACTCAAATTGAAATACATCTTGTTGCTGAACAACTTTCTTGGTTTATTCCTCGCACTTGTTTAATTTATCCTTTCGCGGATGCAGCTACGGTTCGTCGTCCTGATGTTATCGTTCTTGATGAAACCGTTCTTGACCGTGAACCTCTTTGGGAGCGAGAACCTGTAATTACGCTGGGGCGCTCAATTAAACTGGTGGTGGAAGTTGTTAGTACTAATTGGGAAACTGATTATGCTCGCAAAGTGGAAGAGTATGCATTGTTGGGTATTCCTGAATATTGGATTGTCGATTATCGTGGATTAGGTGGAGTCGCATTTATTGGTAAACCTAAACAACCTACCTTCACTGTCTGTCAATTGGTTGAAGACACTTATACTCAACAACAATATCGATTAAATCAATTAATAAAATCACCACTTTTGCCTCGTCTTCAATTGTACCTAGATGATATTCTTCCTCGGTCAACTAAAGGCTGA
- a CDS encoding DICT sensory domain-containing protein yields the protein MSIATSVLSDLLQSLPYLRPQLYFKASLTALSHAMEDQVLAATLFEPLIIASFQRERFYRQEAHRYQRLAERSNQIYVLSAPETDFTNSSEYYEKVAFEHDDGLTQEWHLVVIAENYATCLVCRENLGSIAKNKPFPDVNPGLDIDTARRFEGIWTSERGVSLKAAQLLLDRIEIYRPDLVGKIGDARRRFGLGEPRNSGAKLNSEYACDIDTDPFVQRLVTYLQASQYKLHKAYRSIAAQARKERLINSISTAIRRSLDPHEVLQVAAEELGQHMGAGRCLIYRAQATQAKAIIEHEFLMPGIVSVFGQTWELENNPLFRQIVTQEEGICVANTLLDPLIKNSVALSAIAKKLAIRSWVMEPVLYQGRLLGIVELHYCNLPPHECQPGELDLVKAIATQVGAAFIQAEAYANLEELNKQLEALDRTRSNLIAITGHELRTPLSTIQVCLESLASEPDMPQELQQVMLETALSDSERMRKLVQDFLTLSNLESGRVEWHPESLALEECVELSLSRLRTRPTMEKPPQIKTQIDQNLPLVKADGDWLVEVLAKLIDNACKFTPPQGEINIQAHRNGKQMVEVTVADTGRGIEPNRLEIVFDRFYQEEGALRRTTSGTGLGLAICRQIVNGWGGEIWAESTGKDQGSQFHFTIPIV from the coding sequence ATGAGCATTGCTACTTCCGTTCTGAGCGATCTGCTACAGTCCCTACCCTACCTGCGACCGCAGCTATATTTTAAAGCTTCACTAACAGCCCTCTCCCATGCGATGGAAGATCAGGTTTTGGCGGCAACTTTATTTGAGCCCCTAATCATCGCTAGCTTTCAACGAGAGCGATTTTATCGTCAAGAAGCTCACCGATACCAGCGGTTGGCAGAGCGAAGTAATCAAATATACGTGCTGTCGGCACCGGAAACAGATTTTACTAATAGTTCGGAATACTACGAGAAAGTGGCTTTCGAGCATGATGACGGTTTAACTCAAGAATGGCATTTGGTGGTGATTGCTGAGAATTATGCTACTTGCTTGGTTTGTCGAGAAAACCTGGGTTCCATTGCCAAAAATAAGCCATTCCCGGATGTTAACCCTGGGCTGGATATCGACACAGCACGGAGATTTGAGGGGATTTGGACTTCGGAGCGGGGGGTGAGCCTGAAAGCAGCGCAATTGCTTTTAGACAGAATTGAGATTTACAGACCTGATTTGGTGGGTAAAATTGGTGATGCTCGTCGGCGGTTTGGCTTGGGGGAACCGAGAAATTCTGGAGCCAAGCTGAACAGCGAATATGCTTGCGACATTGATACAGACCCGTTTGTGCAGCGCTTGGTAACTTATTTGCAAGCTAGTCAGTATAAATTACACAAGGCTTACCGTTCCATCGCCGCCCAAGCACGGAAAGAACGCTTAATTAATTCAATTAGTACCGCAATTCGTCGCTCGCTCGATCCTCATGAAGTGCTACAAGTCGCCGCCGAGGAACTAGGACAGCACATGGGCGCTGGTCGTTGTTTAATTTATCGCGCTCAGGCGACACAAGCCAAGGCGATTATTGAACATGAATTTTTGATGCCGGGTATTGTCTCAGTGTTTGGGCAAACTTGGGAGTTAGAAAACAATCCTTTATTTCGACAAATAGTCACCCAGGAAGAGGGAATTTGTGTTGCGAATACTTTGCTTGACCCGTTGATTAAGAATTCGGTAGCGCTGTCAGCGATCGCTAAAAAATTGGCGATTCGTTCTTGGGTGATGGAACCAGTTTTGTATCAAGGCAGACTGCTAGGAATAGTAGAATTACACTATTGCAATTTGCCTCCTCATGAATGCCAACCAGGAGAATTAGATTTAGTTAAAGCGATCGCTACTCAAGTAGGCGCAGCTTTTATTCAAGCAGAAGCTTACGCCAACCTAGAAGAACTAAACAAGCAGCTAGAAGCCCTAGACCGCACCCGCAGTAATCTCATAGCCATCACCGGACATGAACTGCGTACCCCCCTATCTACGATCCAAGTGTGCTTGGAGAGCCTCGCCAGTGAACCAGATATGCCCCAGGAATTGCAACAGGTAATGTTGGAAACGGCGCTTTCTGACTCGGAACGGATGCGGAAATTAGTGCAGGATTTTCTCACTCTTTCTAACTTAGAAAGTGGGCGGGTGGAATGGCACCCAGAATCTCTCGCTTTGGAAGAGTGTGTAGAACTTTCTCTGAGCCGACTCCGCACCCGCCCCACCATGGAAAAACCCCCCCAAATCAAAACTCAAATTGACCAGAATTTACCCTTGGTGAAAGCTGATGGTGATTGGTTAGTAGAAGTTTTAGCAAAATTGATTGACAACGCCTGTAAATTTACACCACCACAAGGCGAGATTAACATTCAAGCCCACCGCAACGGTAAACAGATGGTAGAAGTGACGGTGGCTGATACGGGACGGGGAATAGAACCGAATCGTCTAGAAATAGTTTTCGATCGCTTTTATCAAGAAGAAGGAGCCTTGCGACGCACCACCAGCGGTACTGGTTTAGGGCTAGCAATTTGTCGCCAAATTGTCAACGGTTGGGGCGGCGAAATTTGGGCAGAATCTACAGGCAAAGACCAAGGTAGTCAGTTTCACTTTACCATTCCCATTGTTTAA
- the trpE gene encoding anthranilate synthase component I gives MIFPDFDQFQELAKQGNFVPVYQEWVADLDTPVSAWYKVCAGQPYSFLLESVEGGEKLGRYSLLGCDPLWVLAARGDNTTQTHRDGSQVVFAGDPFTALAACLAPYHPVKLPQLPPGIGGLFGFWGYELIHWIEPRVPIHAQDERNIPDGLWMQVDHLLIFDQVKRKIWAIAYADLREAEASVAYQQACSRVSQMVDKLSLPLSPEKTIFSWTPPSGSISTTTTAEYTSNFTRPEFCASVQKAKEYIIAGDIFQVVISQRLSTAYTGDPFALYRSLRQINPSPYMAYFNFQDWQIIGSSPEVMVKAERDVDGDVIATVRPIAGTRPRGKTSKEDAAFAEDLLQDPKEIAEHVMLVDLGRNDLGRVCESGSVKVDELMVVERYSHVMHIVSNVVGELAKHKTAWDLLKACFPAGTVSGAPKIRAMEIINELEPSRRGVYSGVYGYYDFEGQLNSAIAIRTMVVQDQTVSVQAGAGLVADSDPEKEFEETLNKARGLLEAIRCLR, from the coding sequence ATGATATTTCCCGATTTTGACCAGTTTCAAGAATTAGCTAAACAAGGTAACTTTGTTCCGGTTTATCAGGAATGGGTAGCAGACTTAGATACGCCTGTATCTGCTTGGTATAAAGTCTGTGCTGGTCAACCTTATAGCTTTTTGTTGGAATCGGTGGAAGGTGGAGAAAAGTTGGGACGTTATAGTTTACTCGGTTGTGACCCGTTGTGGGTGTTGGCAGCTAGGGGAGACAATACAACCCAGACACACCGCGACGGTTCTCAAGTAGTTTTTGCGGGCGACCCTTTTACAGCTTTGGCTGCTTGTTTAGCACCTTATCATCCAGTCAAGTTACCACAATTGCCACCGGGAATAGGTGGTTTATTTGGGTTTTGGGGCTATGAATTGATTCACTGGATTGAACCGCGGGTGCCAATTCATGCTCAGGATGAACGTAATATCCCGGATGGGCTGTGGATGCAGGTAGACCACTTGTTAATTTTTGATCAAGTGAAGCGCAAAATTTGGGCGATCGCTTATGCTGATTTACGTGAGGCAGAAGCATCTGTAGCTTATCAACAAGCGTGCTCCCGCGTCAGTCAAATGGTGGACAAGCTATCTTTACCTCTGTCACCAGAAAAAACTATCTTTTCTTGGACTCCTCCCTCTGGGTCTATCTCGACCACAACAACAGCAGAATATACCAGCAATTTCACTCGTCCTGAATTCTGTGCCAGTGTACAAAAAGCGAAGGAATATATTATAGCTGGGGATATTTTTCAAGTTGTCATCTCCCAACGATTATCTACAGCATATACAGGCGACCCCTTCGCCCTTTATCGTTCTCTACGTCAGATTAATCCTTCGCCGTACATGGCGTACTTTAATTTTCAAGATTGGCAAATTATCGGTTCTAGTCCGGAAGTGATGGTGAAAGCTGAACGAGATGTAGATGGTGACGTCATCGCTACAGTCCGCCCAATTGCGGGGACACGTCCACGAGGTAAAACTAGCAAAGAAGATGCAGCTTTTGCTGAGGATTTACTCCAAGACCCCAAGGAAATCGCTGAACATGTGATGTTAGTTGATTTAGGGCGAAATGATTTAGGGCGGGTTTGCGAAAGCGGTAGCGTCAAAGTTGATGAATTAATGGTGGTGGAGCGCTATTCCCATGTGATGCATATTGTTAGCAATGTGGTGGGTGAATTAGCAAAGCATAAAACTGCTTGGGATTTATTAAAAGCTTGCTTTCCCGCAGGAACTGTGAGCGGCGCACCTAAGATTCGGGCGATGGAAATTATCAACGAATTAGAACCTAGTCGGCGGGGTGTGTATTCTGGTGTGTATGGATATTACGATTTTGAGGGACAATTAAATAGTGCGATCGCTATTCGCACAATGGTAGTACAAGATCAAACTGTCAGTGTCCAAGCTGGTGCAGGTTTAGTAGCTGATTCTGACCCAGAGAAAGAGTTTGAAGAAACTCTCAATAAAGCTAGGGGTTTGTTAGAAGCCATTCGCTGTCTACGTTAA
- a CDS encoding photosystem I reaction center subunit II PsaD, which translates to MADTLSGQTPLFAGSTGGLLTKAIEEEKYAITWTSPKEQVFELPTGGAATMRQGENLLYIARKEYGIALGGQLRKFKITDYKVYRILPSGETTAIHPADGVFPEKVNQGRETVRFVPRRIGQNPSPAQLKFSGKATHDA; encoded by the coding sequence ATGGCAGACACACTCTCTGGACAAACTCCACTATTCGCAGGCAGCACTGGCGGCTTGCTCACTAAGGCTATAGAAGAGGAAAAGTACGCTATCACTTGGACTAGCCCTAAAGAGCAAGTGTTTGAATTGCCTACAGGTGGCGCGGCTACTATGCGCCAAGGCGAAAACCTCTTGTACATTGCTCGTAAAGAATACGGCATTGCATTAGGTGGTCAACTCCGGAAATTCAAAATCACAGACTACAAAGTTTACCGGATTTTGCCAAGCGGTGAAACAACTGCTATTCACCCAGCTGATGGTGTCTTCCCTGAAAAGGTAAATCAAGGTCGGGAAACAGTCCGCTTTGTACCCCGCAGAATCGGTCAAAATCCTAGCCCAGCACAACTCAAGTTTAGTGGTAAAGCTACTCATGATGCTTAG
- a CDS encoding type II toxin-antitoxin system HicB family antitoxin: MITYKGYTASLEVDVEAGILFGQVLDINDVITFKAKTVDEARQEFQNSVDDYLAFCEELGEEPDKPFSGKLPFRTTPEHHRKIFIAAKKAGKSINAWMDEILTKAADKIINT, from the coding sequence AGCCTAGAAGTAGATGTAGAAGCCGGAATACTTTTTGGTCAAGTTCTAGATATTAATGACGTGATTACCTTTAAAGCAAAAACTGTAGATGAAGCGCGTCAAGAATTCCAAAATTCTGTTGATGATTATCTAGCTTTTTGTGAAGAACTAGGAGAGGAACCTGATAAACCATTCTCTGGTAAACTTCCATTTCGCACAACTCCAGAACATCACCGCAAAATATTTATTGCTGCTAAAAAGGCTGGAAAAAGTATAAATGCTTGGATGGATGAAATCTTAACTAAGGCTGCGGATAAAATAATCAATACCTAA